A single Methylobacterium sp. 17Sr1-1 DNA region contains:
- a CDS encoding DUF4082 domain-containing protein, which produces MSKADAMLYSDETTVDPVLNPVQTGDNASSAASSPTPGAEDPASASKVATLLGASPVGSSGAPDPAAASILQDPTVKSGPSAASNAIFCCGTCGYVNCPTRILDLPSSTILSASGQLPGYGSSAPLGAVTTLPGGAETAATGPSKTQIAKLSGPITTAVAPSKSGTNTLTANSLTATSLSTTATASTTNKIVLENQKVGNPVSEWGIDGSGDDNIEGFATDISTNVGKTVNFKINTNSSNYRIDIYRLGYYGGLGARKIDTIQHTGVQNQPNPLRDAATGMVDAGNWSISASWTVPTDAVSGVYIAKLTRQDGTAGENEIPFIVRDDSSHSDIIFQTSDQTWQAYNPWGGANFYGGNGPATGQGAGRAYAVSYNRPITTRGGTLAAGPQDYIYGAEFPAIMWLEQNGYDVSYMSGVDADRYGSLLKNHKMYLDVGHDEYWSGPQRDNVEAARDAGVNLAFWSGNEVYWRTRFASSISSDATPYRTLVSYKETWDADQNADPSNQWTGTWRDPRGPAGTVGNNDPENALTGTMFQVDAYVLDTITVPYDDANQRFWRNTSIANLQPGQTASLNKNYLGYEWDEAPDNASAPAGLVRLSSTTLDETTYLQDFGNTTGKGTATHSLTLYRAPSGALVFGAGTVYWSWGLSANHDNEATPTDPRIQQAMVNLLADMGVQPGTLDPNLKPATASTDHTAPTSTVTTPTTGSSVTAFTPVTITGTASDAGGGVVAGVEVSTDNGATWRAATGDESWSYTFAPQVAGTYQIRTRATDDSVNLETPSAGRSLTVTASPSLTIFPGSAKPTVTNTVDSTPVELGVKFQSSTAGTISGLRFYKSTQDRGTHVGTLWSSTGQKLATVTFTNETTDGWQTATFSNPVPITAGTSYTASYYSTLGHYSSDVNYFNSNVTSGPLTASSGVYAYNQSQFPTQTFNNTNFWVDVLFNAGGTTTNQAPTAVSDSGLSVTKDTATTFATSTLLANDTDPNGDPLTVTGVSAPSNGTVSLNIQNATVTFTPTAGYTGPGGFTYTISDGRGGTSSANAALTVSAPGTAPVSLFSSSATPAVANESDTGAVELGVKFQASSAGTVSAIKFYKGSQNTGTHTGTLWSSTGQALATATFTNESASGWQTATFSSPVALTAGATYTASYHTNTGHYSTTTNGFANAVTNGPLTAPSTGNGVYAYGSSSLFPTSTYQNTNYWVDVVFNPSGTAANQSPVAVNDTGPAVTKDTAVTFSTSTLLANDTDPNGDPLSVTSVGGATNGTVSLNSTNSTITFTPTTNYTGSAGFTYTISDGRGGTASASVALTVSAPGTAPVSLFSSSATPAATNTNDTSPVELGVKFQASSAGTVSAVKFYKGTQDTGTHTGTLWSSTGQVLATATFTGESASGWQTATFSNPVTLTPGATYTASYHTNAGRYSTTANGFSSAVTNGPLTAPSTGNGVYAYGSSSLFPTNTYQNTNYWVDVVFNPNSNATNQSPVAVNDTGPAVTKNTAVTFSTSTLLANDTDPNGDPLSVTSVSGATNGTVSLNSTNSTITFTPTTNYTGSAGFTYAISDGRGGTSSASVALTVLAPSTGAVSLFSSSATPAATNTNDLNPVELGVQFQASSAGSVSAVKFYKGTQDTGTHTGTLWSSTGQKLATATFTNESASGWQTATFSNPVALTPGATYTASYHTNTGRYSQTANGFANAVTSGPLTAPSAGNGVYAYGSSSLFPTNTYNKTNYWVDVVFNPSAAA; this is translated from the coding sequence TTGTCGAAAGCAGACGCCATGCTCTATTCCGACGAGACGACCGTCGATCCGGTCCTCAATCCGGTCCAGACCGGCGACAATGCCTCGTCTGCGGCCTCGTCCCCGACTCCCGGAGCCGAGGATCCGGCCTCCGCGAGCAAGGTCGCCACGCTGCTCGGCGCGAGCCCCGTCGGCTCGAGCGGCGCGCCCGATCCGGCGGCCGCCTCGATCCTTCAGGATCCAACGGTGAAGTCCGGCCCGTCGGCGGCCTCGAACGCGATCTTCTGCTGCGGCACCTGCGGCTACGTGAACTGCCCGACGCGGATCCTCGACCTGCCGTCGAGCACCATCCTGTCGGCGAGCGGGCAATTGCCCGGCTACGGCAGCAGCGCACCGCTGGGCGCCGTCACCACCCTGCCCGGCGGGGCCGAGACCGCCGCGACGGGCCCGAGCAAGACCCAGATCGCCAAGTTGAGCGGCCCGATCACGACCGCCGTCGCGCCGTCGAAGTCCGGCACGAACACCCTGACCGCCAATTCCCTGACCGCCACCTCGCTCAGCACCACCGCGACGGCCTCGACCACCAACAAGATCGTCCTGGAGAACCAGAAGGTCGGCAACCCGGTCAGCGAGTGGGGCATCGACGGTTCGGGCGACGACAACATCGAGGGCTTCGCGACCGACATCAGCACGAATGTCGGCAAGACCGTCAACTTCAAGATCAACACCAACTCGAGCAATTACCGGATCGACATCTACCGGCTCGGCTATTACGGGGGCCTGGGTGCGCGCAAGATCGACACGATCCAGCATACCGGGGTGCAGAACCAGCCGAATCCCCTGCGCGACGCGGCGACAGGGATGGTCGATGCGGGCAACTGGTCGATCTCGGCCTCGTGGACCGTGCCGACGGACGCGGTGTCGGGCGTCTACATCGCCAAGCTGACGCGCCAGGACGGCACGGCGGGCGAGAACGAGATCCCGTTCATCGTCCGGGACGATTCGAGCCACAGCGACATCATCTTCCAGACCTCGGACCAGACCTGGCAGGCCTACAACCCGTGGGGCGGGGCCAACTTCTACGGCGGCAACGGCCCGGCCACCGGCCAGGGCGCGGGCCGCGCCTACGCGGTGAGCTACAACCGGCCGATCACCACCCGCGGCGGCACCCTCGCGGCCGGGCCGCAGGACTATATCTACGGCGCCGAGTTCCCGGCGATCATGTGGCTGGAGCAGAACGGCTACGACGTCTCGTACATGTCAGGCGTCGATGCCGACCGGTACGGCAGCCTGCTCAAGAACCACAAGATGTACCTCGATGTCGGCCATGACGAGTACTGGTCGGGCCCGCAGCGCGACAACGTCGAGGCGGCCCGCGACGCCGGGGTCAACCTGGCGTTCTGGAGCGGCAACGAGGTCTACTGGCGCACGCGGTTCGCGAGCAGCATCAGCAGCGACGCCACGCCGTACCGCACGCTGGTCTCCTACAAGGAGACTTGGGACGCCGACCAGAACGCCGACCCGAGCAACCAGTGGACCGGCACCTGGCGCGACCCGCGCGGGCCGGCCGGGACGGTGGGGAACAACGACCCCGAGAATGCCCTCACGGGCACGATGTTCCAGGTCGACGCCTACGTGCTCGACACGATCACGGTGCCCTACGACGACGCCAACCAGCGGTTCTGGCGCAATACCAGCATCGCCAACCTGCAGCCGGGTCAGACCGCCTCGCTCAACAAGAACTATCTCGGCTACGAGTGGGACGAAGCGCCCGACAATGCCAGCGCGCCGGCCGGACTGGTGCGCCTGTCCTCCACCACCCTCGACGAGACGACCTACCTCCAGGATTTCGGCAACACCACCGGCAAGGGCACGGCGACCCACAGCCTGACGCTCTACCGCGCCCCGAGCGGCGCCCTCGTCTTCGGCGCCGGCACCGTCTACTGGTCCTGGGGCCTGTCGGCCAACCACGACAACGAGGCGACGCCGACCGATCCGCGGATCCAGCAGGCGATGGTCAACCTGCTCGCCGACATGGGCGTGCAGCCGGGAACCCTCGACCCGAACCTGAAACCCGCCACCGCCTCGACCGACCACACCGCGCCGACCTCGACCGTCACCACGCCGACGACGGGATCGAGCGTCACGGCCTTCACCCCGGTGACGATCACCGGCACCGCCAGTGATGCCGGCGGCGGCGTGGTCGCGGGCGTCGAGGTCTCGACGGACAACGGCGCCACCTGGCGCGCCGCCACCGGCGACGAGAGCTGGAGCTACACCTTCGCGCCGCAGGTCGCCGGGACCTACCAGATCCGCACCCGGGCGACCGACGACAGCGTCAACCTGGAAACCCCGTCGGCGGGGCGCAGCCTGACGGTGACGGCCTCCCCCTCCCTCACCATCTTCCCCGGCTCGGCGAAGCCCACGGTCACCAACACCGTCGACAGCACCCCGGTCGAGCTCGGGGTGAAGTTCCAGAGCTCCACCGCCGGCACGATCAGCGGCCTCCGCTTCTACAAGAGCACCCAGGACCGCGGGACCCATGTCGGCACGCTGTGGTCGAGCACCGGCCAGAAGCTCGCCACCGTGACCTTCACCAACGAGACCACGGACGGCTGGCAGACCGCCACCTTCTCGAATCCGGTCCCGATCACCGCGGGCACGAGCTACACCGCCTCGTACTACTCGACGCTCGGGCACTATTCGAGCGACGTGAACTACTTCAACAGCAACGTGACGAGCGGGCCGCTCACCGCCAGCAGCGGCGTCTATGCCTACAACCAGAGCCAGTTCCCGACCCAGACCTTCAACAACACGAATTTCTGGGTCGACGTGCTGTTCAACGCCGGCGGCACCACGACGAACCAGGCCCCCACCGCCGTCAGCGATTCCGGCCTGTCGGTCACGAAAGACACCGCCACGACCTTCGCAACCTCGACGTTGCTCGCCAACGACACCGACCCGAACGGCGATCCGCTGACGGTGACCGGCGTCAGCGCTCCCTCGAACGGCACCGTATCGCTCAACATCCAGAACGCCACCGTCACCTTCACGCCGACCGCCGGCTACACGGGTCCGGGCGGCTTCACCTACACGATCTCGGACGGGCGCGGCGGCACGTCCTCGGCCAACGCGGCGCTGACGGTGTCGGCGCCCGGCACCGCCCCGGTCAGCCTGTTCTCGTCCTCGGCGACTCCCGCGGTCGCCAACGAGAGCGACACCGGAGCGGTCGAGCTCGGGGTGAAGTTCCAGGCCTCCTCGGCCGGCACGGTGAGCGCGATCAAGTTCTACAAGGGCAGCCAGAATACCGGCACCCATACCGGCACCCTGTGGTCGAGCACCGGCCAGGCGCTGGCGACCGCGACCTTCACCAACGAGAGCGCGAGCGGCTGGCAGACTGCCACCTTCTCGAGCCCGGTCGCGCTGACGGCGGGCGCCACCTATACGGCCTCCTACCACACCAATACCGGGCATTACTCGACGACGACGAACGGCTTTGCCAACGCGGTGACGAACGGGCCCCTCACCGCACCGTCCACCGGCAACGGCGTCTACGCCTACGGCAGCTCCAGCCTGTTCCCGACCAGCACCTACCAGAACACCAACTACTGGGTCGACGTCGTCTTCAACCCGAGCGGCACCGCCGCCAACCAGTCGCCGGTCGCGGTCAACGACACCGGCCCCGCGGTGACGAAAGACACCGCCGTCACCTTCTCGACCTCGACGTTGCTCGCCAACGACACCGACCCGAACGGCGATCCGCTGAGCGTGACGAGCGTCGGTGGCGCCACCAACGGCACCGTCTCGCTCAACTCCACCAACTCCACCATCACGTTCACGCCGACCACCAACTACACCGGGTCCGCCGGCTTCACCTACACGATCTCGGACGGGCGCGGCGGCACCGCGTCGGCGAGCGTCGCCCTGACGGTGTCGGCGCCCGGCACCGCCCCGGTCAGCCTGTTCTCGTCCTCGGCGACGCCGGCGGCCACCAACACCAACGATACCAGCCCGGTCGAGCTCGGGGTGAAGTTCCAGGCCTCCTCGGCCGGCACGGTGAGCGCGGTCAAGTTCTACAAGGGCACGCAGGATACCGGCACCCATACCGGCACCCTGTGGTCGAGCACCGGCCAGGTTCTCGCCACCGCGACCTTCACCGGCGAGAGCGCGAGCGGCTGGCAGACCGCCACCTTCTCGAACCCGGTGACGTTGACGCCCGGCGCCACCTACACCGCCTCCTACCACACCAATGCCGGTCGCTACTCGACCACCGCCAACGGCTTCTCGAGCGCGGTGACGAACGGGCCGCTCACCGCACCGTCCACCGGCAACGGCGTCTACGCCTATGGCAGCTCCAGCCTGTTCCCGACCAATACCTACCAGAATACCAATTACTGGGTCGACGTCGTCTTCAACCCGAACAGCAACGCCACCAACCAGTCGCCGGTCGCGGTCAACGACACCGGCCCGGCGGTGACGAAGAACACCGCCGTCACCTTCTCGACCTCGACGTTGCTCGCCAACGACACCGACCCGAACGGCGATCCGCTGAGCGTGACGAGCGTCAGTGGTGCCACCAACGGCACCGTCTCGCTCAACTCCACCAACTCCACCATCACGTTCACGCCGACCACCAACTACACCGGGTCCGCCGGCTTCACCTACGCGATCTCGGACGGGCGCGGCGGCACCTCGTCGGCGAGCGTCGCCCTGACGGTGCTGGCCCCCAGCACCGGCGCGGTCAGCCTGTTCTCCTCGTCGGCGACGCCGGCGGCGACCAACACCAACGACCTCAACCCGGTCGAACTCGGCGTGCAGTTCCAGGCCTCCTCGGCCGGCTCGGTGAGCGCAGTCAAGTTCTACAAGGGCACGCAGGATACCGGGACCCATACCGGCACGCTGTGGTCGAGCACCGGGCAGAAGCTCGCGACGGCCACCTTCACCAACGAGTCTGCCAGCGGCTGGCAGACCGCCACCTTCTCGAACCCGGTCGCGCTGACGCCCGGCGCCACCTACACGGCGTCCTACCACACCAATACCGGCCGCTACTCGCAGACCGCCAACGGCTTCGCCAACGCGGTGACGAGCGGCCCGCTGACGGCGCCGTCGGCCGGCAACGGCGTCTACGCCTACGGCAGCTCCAGCCTGTTCCCGACCAACACCTACAACAAGACGAATTACTGGGTGGACGTCGTCTTCAACCCGTCGGCGGCGGCGTGA
- a CDS encoding peptidase domain-containing ABC transporter: MDTGLHCLVAVARHHGVDLDTERLAHAYAVGDEAVSTPRLTRMAREVGLRAGRTRLSFRNLTDLGGAFPALAHLRNGNWVVVTGTDRNAETPRLIVFDPKAARLEPFLLDEAAFCAAWGGEVLLMRPKARRRTPDGRRPFGLLWFVPEILRQRRLFSDVIVAALALYAVGLAVPLFSQLVIDRVLTHESYATLTVLAGGVVLALVFEACFTFLRRYLLLYASNRIDIRVAVKTFAHLLGLPLAHFEQVPAGILVKHMQQASRVREFLTGRLLTTALDACSLLVFVPVLLLYSPKLTLVVLVFTGLVALTILGLIGPFRRRLQALYDAEGERQALLVESVQGMRTIKSLAMEPLQGRQWEDASAQAVQMRYGVERISAIAQAVTGLLEKLTSVAIIGLGALDVFDRSMTVGALVAFNMLAGRVSGPLVQMLTMAHEYQEVALSVRMLGEVMNRAPEAEGPSRGLCPPVRGEITFEDVRFAYGPDRPPALDSVSFTLEAGSIVGVVGRSGSGKTTITRLIQRLYPVQQGLVRLDGHDIREIDLAHLRRQVGVVLQDSFLFRGTVRENIAAAKPSASFEEIAEAARAAGADEFIERLPRGFETVLEENASNLSGGQRQRLAIARALVTDPRLLILDEATSALDPDSEAIIRRNLRRIARGRTVLIVSHRLATLVDAHAILVIDGGRLVATGRHDQLLTSCTTYRHLWNQQTRQAA, encoded by the coding sequence GTGGATACCGGACTGCACTGCCTCGTCGCCGTCGCGCGCCACCACGGCGTCGACCTCGATACTGAGCGCCTCGCCCACGCCTACGCGGTCGGGGACGAGGCGGTGTCGACCCCGCGCCTGACCCGGATGGCGCGGGAGGTGGGCCTCCGGGCCGGCCGCACCCGCCTGTCCTTCCGGAATCTCACCGATCTCGGCGGCGCCTTCCCGGCCCTGGCGCATTTGAGGAACGGCAACTGGGTCGTCGTCACCGGCACCGACCGGAACGCCGAGACGCCGCGCCTGATCGTGTTCGACCCGAAGGCCGCCCGGCTCGAGCCGTTCCTCCTCGACGAGGCCGCCTTCTGCGCCGCCTGGGGCGGCGAGGTGCTGCTGATGCGCCCCAAGGCCAGGCGGCGCACGCCCGACGGGCGCCGCCCCTTCGGGCTCCTGTGGTTCGTGCCCGAGATCCTGCGCCAGCGCCGGCTCTTCTCCGACGTGATCGTGGCGGCGCTCGCGCTCTACGCCGTCGGCCTCGCGGTGCCGCTGTTCTCGCAGCTCGTCATCGACCGGGTGCTGACCCACGAATCCTACGCGACCCTCACGGTGCTCGCCGGCGGGGTGGTGCTGGCGCTGGTCTTCGAGGCCTGCTTCACGTTCCTCAGGCGCTACCTGCTGCTCTACGCCTCGAACCGCATCGACATCCGGGTCGCGGTGAAGACCTTCGCCCACCTCCTCGGCCTGCCGCTCGCCCATTTCGAGCAGGTGCCGGCGGGCATCCTGGTCAAGCACATGCAGCAGGCCTCCCGGGTGCGGGAATTCCTGACCGGGCGCCTCCTCACCACGGCGCTCGACGCCTGCTCGCTCCTGGTCTTCGTGCCGGTGCTGCTGCTCTACAGCCCGAAGCTGACCCTGGTGGTGCTGGTCTTCACCGGCCTCGTCGCGCTCACCATCCTAGGCCTGATCGGGCCGTTCCGGCGCCGGCTCCAGGCGCTCTACGACGCGGAGGGCGAGCGCCAGGCGCTGCTGGTCGAATCGGTCCAGGGCATGCGCACCATCAAGTCGCTGGCGATGGAGCCCCTCCAGGGCCGCCAGTGGGAGGACGCCTCGGCGCAGGCCGTGCAGATGCGCTACGGCGTCGAGCGGATCTCGGCCATCGCGCAGGCCGTCACCGGGCTCCTCGAAAAACTCACCTCGGTGGCGATCATCGGGCTCGGGGCCCTCGACGTGTTCGACCGCTCGATGACGGTCGGCGCGCTCGTCGCCTTCAACATGCTGGCCGGCCGGGTCTCGGGGCCGCTCGTGCAGATGCTCACCATGGCGCACGAGTACCAGGAGGTCGCGCTCTCGGTGCGGATGCTCGGCGAGGTGATGAACCGGGCGCCGGAGGCCGAGGGGCCGTCCCGCGGCCTGTGCCCGCCGGTGCGCGGCGAGATCACCTTCGAGGACGTGCGCTTCGCCTACGGGCCGGACCGGCCGCCGGCCCTCGATTCCGTCTCCTTCACCCTGGAGGCCGGCAGCATCGTCGGGGTGGTGGGGCGCAGCGGCTCGGGCAAGACCACGATCACCCGGCTGATCCAGCGCCTCTATCCGGTCCAGCAGGGGCTGGTGCGCCTCGACGGGCACGACATCCGCGAGATCGACCTCGCGCACTTACGCCGCCAGGTCGGCGTGGTGCTGCAGGACAGCTTCCTGTTCCGCGGTACGGTGCGGGAGAACATCGCGGCGGCCAAGCCCTCGGCGAGCTTCGAGGAGATCGCCGAGGCCGCCCGCGCCGCCGGCGCCGACGAGTTCATCGAGCGCCTGCCCCGGGGCTTCGAGACGGTTCTGGAGGAGAACGCCTCGAATCTCTCGGGCGGCCAGCGCCAGCGGCTCGCCATCGCCCGGGCCCTCGTCACCGATCCGCGGCTCTTGATCCTCGACGAGGCGACGAGCGCGCTCGATCCCGACAGCGAGGCGATCATCCGGCGCAACCTGCGCCGGATCGCCCGGGGCCGGACGGTGCTGATCGTCTCGCATCGCCTCGCCACCCTGGTCGATGCCCACGCGATCCTGGTGATCGACGGCGGCCGCCTCGTCGCGACCGGGCGCCACGACCAATTGCTCACCTCCTGCACGACCTACCGCCACCTGTGGAACCAGCAGACGAGGCAGGCCGCATGA
- a CDS encoding HlyD family type I secretion periplasmic adaptor subunit gives MSATQPQAGSGDDAARPPLASVPASDPAPTKAPPRGEVVVLPSRRRPALVSDFQPDALAVEERAPPRIARATLYAVAALLATGVAWSCLSEIDEIASTRGRLVTTVPNIVVQPLETAAIRSIAVTVGQSVKAGETLAVLDPTFSEADVQQLTARLAAAEALVRRLEAEDADRDAAFDLKRPEQALEARLAKQRRALRDSRLRGLDEELARAESSLARNRREETVLLARLDGLREIEGMRTTLLEQQIGSKLNLLQTRDARLDVEASLVRTRGAQTEARHDLAKATAQRQAFLDETGRTVLEALAEAREKRIVAAEELRKATLRRELVTLTAPADGTVLDIAQRGAGSVAKQAEALFTLVPAGSPLEAEVMIHPRDIGHVAAGQPARIKLDAFPFQKHGTVSGHVRTVSRDAFPSDGEGRGNSGPGQPPALFYRARISLDDTGLRALPEGAGLIPGMAVQGEVRVGQKRVIAYFLYPLMQVADEGIREP, from the coding sequence ATGAGCGCCACACAGCCCCAAGCCGGCTCCGGTGACGACGCGGCCCGGCCGCCGCTCGCCTCGGTGCCGGCATCGGACCCGGCTCCCACCAAGGCCCCTCCCCGCGGCGAGGTCGTGGTCCTGCCCTCCCGGCGCCGGCCGGCCCTGGTCTCGGATTTCCAGCCCGACGCCCTGGCGGTGGAGGAACGCGCCCCGCCCCGGATCGCCCGGGCGACGCTCTACGCGGTCGCCGCACTCCTCGCGACGGGTGTGGCCTGGTCGTGCCTGTCGGAGATCGACGAGATCGCCAGCACGCGGGGCCGGCTCGTCACCACGGTGCCGAACATCGTCGTCCAGCCCCTGGAGACCGCGGCGATCCGCTCGATCGCCGTCACCGTCGGCCAGTCGGTCAAGGCCGGCGAGACGCTGGCGGTCCTCGATCCGACCTTCAGCGAGGCCGACGTGCAGCAGCTCACCGCCCGGCTCGCCGCGGCGGAGGCCCTGGTGCGGCGGCTCGAGGCCGAGGATGCGGACCGCGACGCCGCCTTCGACCTGAAGCGCCCCGAGCAGGCGCTGGAGGCCCGCCTCGCCAAGCAGCGCCGGGCGCTCCGCGACAGCCGCCTGCGCGGCCTCGACGAGGAACTGGCCCGGGCCGAATCGAGCCTCGCCCGCAACCGCCGCGAAGAGACGGTGCTGCTCGCCCGCCTCGACGGCCTGCGCGAGATCGAGGGCATGCGCACGACGCTGCTGGAGCAGCAGATCGGCTCGAAGCTCAACCTGCTCCAGACCCGCGACGCCCGCCTCGACGTCGAGGCCTCGCTGGTGCGCACCCGCGGCGCGCAGACGGAAGCGCGCCACGACCTCGCCAAGGCGACGGCCCAGCGCCAGGCCTTCCTCGACGAGACCGGCCGCACCGTGCTCGAAGCCCTGGCGGAGGCGCGCGAGAAGCGCATCGTCGCGGCCGAGGAGCTGCGCAAGGCGACCCTGCGCCGCGAGCTCGTGACGCTGACGGCGCCCGCCGACGGCACCGTCCTCGACATCGCCCAGCGCGGCGCCGGCTCGGTGGCGAAGCAGGCCGAGGCGCTGTTCACGCTCGTGCCGGCGGGCAGCCCGCTCGAGGCCGAGGTGATGATCCACCCCCGCGACATCGGCCACGTCGCGGCGGGCCAGCCGGCGCGCATCAAGCTCGATGCCTTCCCGTTCCAGAAGCACGGCACGGTCTCGGGCCATGTCCGCACGGTGAGCCGCGACGCCTTCCCGTCCGACGGGGAGGGCCGCGGCAATTCCGGCCCGGGCCAGCCGCCGGCCCTGTTCTACCGCGCCCGCATCAGCCTCGACGACACGGGCCTGCGCGCCCTGCCCGAGGGTGCCGGCCTGATCCCCGGCATGGCGGTGCAGGGCGAGGTCAGGGTCGGCCAGAAGCGGGTGATCGCGTACTTCCTGTACCCGTTGATGCAGGTGGCGGACGAGGGGATCCGGGAGCCGTGA